The following coding sequences lie in one Pseudomonas sp. B33.4 genomic window:
- the prlC gene encoding oligopeptidase A: MSVNNPLLQSYDLPPFSTIRAEHVLPAIETILADNRAAIAEILKTQVQNPTWAGLVLAMDELNDRLGAAWSPVSHLNAVCNSAELREAYESCLPALSAYSTEMGQNRELFQAYEALANSPEAGGFDVAQKTILEHALRDFRLSGIDLPEAEQKRYAEVQSKLSELGSRFSNQLLDATQAWTKHVSDEADLAGLTDSAKAQMAAAAQAKGLDGWLITLEFPSYYAVMTYAQDRTLREEVYAAYCTRASDQGPNAGQNDNGPVMEEILDLRRELARLLGFASFSELSLATKMAESSDQVLSFLRDLAKRSKPFAAQDLQQLRAYAAEQGCADLQSWDSGFYGEKLREQRYSVAQETLRAYFPIDKVLGGLFAIVQRLYGIEIAEQKGFDTWHSDVRLFEIQENGQHVGRFFFDLYARANKRGGAWMDGARDRRRTVDGVLQSPVANLVCNFTPADSGKPALLTHDEVTTLFHEFGHGLHHLLTRVDHAGVSGINGVAWDAVELPSQFMENWCWEPEGLALISGHYESGEPLPQDLLEKMLAAKNFQSGLMMVRQLEFSLFDFELHATHGDGRSVAQVLEGVRDEVSVMRPPAYNRFPNSFAHIFAGGYAAGYYSYKWAEVLSADAFSKFEEDGVLNAETGRAFREAILARGGSQAPMVLFVDFRGREPSIDALLRHSGLGEDAAA, encoded by the coding sequence GTGAGCGTGAACAACCCTCTGCTGCAGTCCTATGACCTGCCACCGTTCTCCACGATCCGTGCCGAACACGTCCTGCCCGCCATCGAAACGATCCTGGCCGACAACCGCGCCGCCATTGCCGAAATCCTCAAGACTCAGGTTCAGAACCCGACCTGGGCCGGCCTGGTATTGGCGATGGACGAACTCAATGATCGCCTCGGCGCTGCCTGGAGCCCGGTCAGCCACCTCAATGCCGTGTGCAACAGTGCCGAACTGCGCGAAGCCTACGAGTCGTGCCTGCCAGCCTTGAGCGCCTACTCCACCGAGATGGGCCAGAACCGCGAGCTGTTCCAGGCTTATGAAGCACTGGCCAACAGCCCGGAAGCCGGCGGTTTCGACGTGGCGCAAAAGACTATTCTGGAACACGCCCTGCGCGACTTCCGTCTGTCGGGTATCGACTTGCCGGAAGCCGAACAGAAACGCTACGCCGAAGTGCAAAGCAAACTGTCCGAGCTGGGCAGCCGCTTCTCCAATCAACTGCTCGACGCCACTCAGGCGTGGACCAAACACGTCAGCGACGAAGCCGACCTCGCCGGCCTGACCGACTCGGCCAAGGCGCAAATGGCGGCCGCCGCACAGGCCAAAGGCCTCGATGGCTGGCTGATCACTCTGGAATTCCCGAGCTACTACGCGGTGATGACCTACGCGCAAGACCGCACACTGCGTGAAGAAGTCTACGCCGCCTACTGCACCCGCGCCTCGGATCAAGGCCCGAACGCCGGCCAGAACGACAACGGCCCGGTGATGGAAGAGATCCTCGACCTGCGTCGGGAACTGGCCAGACTGTTGGGCTTTGCCAGCTTCTCCGAGCTTAGCCTGGCCACGAAAATGGCTGAATCCAGCGATCAGGTGCTGAGCTTCCTCCGTGATCTGGCCAAGCGCAGCAAGCCGTTCGCCGCCCAGGATCTGCAACAGCTGCGCGCTTACGCCGCCGAACAGGGCTGCGCCGATCTGCAAAGCTGGGACAGCGGTTTCTACGGCGAGAAGCTGCGTGAACAACGTTACAGCGTTGCTCAGGAAACCCTGCGCGCCTACTTTCCGATCGACAAAGTGCTGGGCGGTCTGTTTGCCATTGTTCAGCGTCTGTACGGCATCGAAATCGCCGAACAGAAAGGCTTCGACACCTGGCACTCGGACGTTCGCCTGTTCGAGATCCAGGAAAACGGCCAGCACGTCGGCCGCTTCTTCTTCGACCTCTACGCCCGCGCCAACAAGCGTGGCGGTGCCTGGATGGACGGCGCCCGTGACCGTCGCCGCACCGTCGACGGCGTGCTGCAAAGCCCGGTGGCCAATCTGGTGTGCAACTTCACCCCGGCCGACAGCGGCAAGCCTGCGCTGCTGACCCACGATGAAGTGACCACGCTGTTCCACGAGTTCGGTCATGGCCTGCATCACCTGCTGACCCGCGTTGATCACGCCGGTGTTTCCGGCATCAACGGCGTGGCGTGGGACGCGGTCGAGCTGCCAAGCCAATTCATGGAAAACTGGTGCTGGGAACCGGAAGGTCTCGCGCTGATTTCCGGTCATTACGAAAGCGGCGAGCCGCTGCCGCAGGACCTGCTGGAAAAAATGCTCGCGGCGAAAAACTTCCAGTCCGGCCTGATGATGGTCCGTCAGCTGGAGTTCTCGCTGTTCGACTTCGAACTGCACGCCACCCACGGTGATGGTCGCAGCGTTGCGCAGGTGCTCGAAGGCGTGCGTGACGAAGTTTCTGTCATGCGCCCACCGGCCTACAACCGCTTCCCCAACAGCTTCGCGCACATCTTCGCCGGCGGTTACGCGGCGGGTTACTACAGCTACAAGTGGGCTGAAGTGCTGTCGGCCGATGCCTTCTCGAAATTCGAAGAAGACGGCGTGCTCAACGCAGAAACCGGTCGCGCCTTCCGTGAAGCGATTCTGGCGCGCGGCGGTTCGCAGGCACCGATGGTGCTGTTCGTCGACTTCCGTGGCCGTGAGCCGTCGATTGACGCACTGTTGCGCCACAGCGGCCTGGGTGAGGACGCGGCAGCATGA
- a CDS encoding gamma carbonic anhydrase family protein, which produces MSVRKYQNHTPRLSKGAFVDGSAVVIGDVEIGEDSSVWPLTVIRGDMHRIRIGARTSVQDGCVLHITHAGPFNPDGFPLLIGDDVTIAHKVMLHGCSVGSRVLIGMGSIVMDGAVVEDDVIIGAGSLVPPGKRLQSGFLYVGSPVKQVRPLTDKEKAFFTYSAANYVKLKDLHLAEGYDTL; this is translated from the coding sequence GTGTCCGTTCGCAAGTACCAGAATCACACCCCGCGCTTGAGCAAAGGCGCGTTTGTCGACGGCTCGGCGGTGGTTATCGGCGACGTCGAAATCGGCGAAGACAGCTCCGTATGGCCGCTGACCGTGATCCGCGGCGACATGCACCGCATTCGCATCGGTGCGCGCACCAGCGTGCAAGACGGCTGCGTGCTGCACATCACCCACGCCGGCCCGTTCAACCCGGACGGTTTCCCGCTGCTGATCGGCGATGACGTGACCATCGCCCACAAAGTCATGTTGCACGGCTGCAGCGTTGGCAGTCGCGTGTTGATCGGCATGGGCAGCATTGTCATGGACGGTGCGGTGGTCGAGGACGATGTGATCATCGGCGCCGGCAGCCTGGTGCCGCCGGGCAAGCGTCTTCAAAGTGGCTTCCTCTATGTGGGTAGCCCGGTGAAGCAGGTGCGTCCGCTCACCGACAAGGAAAAAGCCTTCTTCACCTACAGCGCGGCGAACTACGTGAAACTCAAGGATCTGCATCTGGCCGAAGGCTACGACACACTCTGA
- a CDS encoding HAD family hydrolase has product MHYQTVLFDLDGTLTDPREGITRSIQFALAKLGIDEPDLTKLEHFIGPPLLQAFMQFYDFDEAKAWQAVNFYRERFKVTGLYENRMFDGVTPLLETLSGQGRQLYIATSKPWEFAREIARHFDFARHFKVIYGSELDGTRTNKVELIAHLMKEEGLDPANTLMIGDRKHDLIGARSNGLDAAAVGYGFGSFEELNAEAPAYHFETLDALHQAFLRR; this is encoded by the coding sequence ATGCATTACCAAACCGTACTGTTCGACCTCGATGGCACCCTGACCGACCCGCGGGAGGGCATCACCCGATCCATCCAGTTTGCCCTCGCCAAACTCGGTATTGATGAGCCAGACCTGACCAAACTCGAACACTTCATCGGCCCGCCGCTGTTGCAGGCGTTCATGCAGTTCTACGATTTTGATGAAGCCAAGGCATGGCAGGCGGTGAATTTCTATCGCGAGCGTTTCAAGGTCACCGGCCTGTATGAAAACCGTATGTTCGACGGCGTTACGCCGTTGCTGGAAACCTTGAGCGGGCAAGGGCGGCAGCTGTATATCGCCACTTCGAAGCCGTGGGAATTTGCCCGCGAGATTGCCCGGCATTTTGATTTCGCCCGGCATTTCAAGGTGATCTACGGCAGCGAGCTGGATGGCACGCGGACCAACAAGGTCGAGTTGATTGCGCATCTGATGAAAGAAGAAGGGCTGGATCCGGCGAACACGCTGATGATCGGCGATCGCAAGCATGACCTGATCGGGGCGCGCAGCAACGGGCTGGATGCGGCGGCGGTCGGTTATGGGTTTGGCAGTTTTGAAGAGTTGAATGCCGAGGCGCCGGCTTATCACTTTGAAACGCTGGACGCGTTGCATCAGGCGTTTCTGCGGCGCTGA
- a CDS encoding aminopeptidase — MSRPFPSLGLLDRVFRVLFPGVLFLLLNGCASVSYYGQLASGQLQLLRAREPVEKVIADPSRDATLRKHLAQSQKARAFASEHLHLPDNQSYRLYADIGRPFVVWNVFATSEFSLTPQNHCFPIAGCVAYRGYYSQSAARGEAAIQRLQGMDVSIGGVEAYSTLGWFNDPIINTMMGWGDERLATLIFHELAHQRFYVKDDTEFNESFATFVEQEGTRQWRAFRGLSADTDSRLQQRDQFIGLVLQTRSRLEKLYAQPLPIEQMRERKAAEFEQFRRDYRVMRDSQWAGDKRYDGWVNAPLNNARLLPFGLYDQWVPAFAALFKKVGGDWGRFYAEVERLGGLPVAERKAALKALEQPGT, encoded by the coding sequence TTGAGCAGGCCGTTTCCAAGCCTTGGGTTACTTGATCGCGTTTTTCGGGTTTTGTTTCCAGGTGTGTTGTTTTTGTTGCTCAACGGTTGCGCCAGCGTCAGCTATTACGGGCAGCTGGCTAGCGGCCAGTTGCAATTGCTGCGGGCGCGCGAGCCGGTGGAAAAAGTCATTGCCGACCCGAGCCGCGACGCGACACTACGCAAGCACTTGGCGCAATCGCAGAAGGCCCGCGCTTTTGCCAGCGAGCATCTGCACCTGCCGGACAACCAGAGCTATCGCCTGTACGCCGACATCGGCCGGCCGTTTGTGGTGTGGAATGTATTCGCCACTTCAGAGTTCTCCCTGACGCCGCAAAACCATTGCTTCCCGATTGCCGGGTGTGTGGCCTATCGCGGTTACTACAGCCAGAGCGCCGCGCGCGGTGAGGCGGCAATCCAGCGATTGCAGGGCATGGATGTATCGATTGGCGGCGTCGAGGCCTATTCGACGCTCGGCTGGTTCAATGACCCGATCATCAACACAATGATGGGCTGGGGCGATGAACGCCTGGCCACGCTGATCTTTCATGAACTGGCGCACCAACGCTTCTATGTAAAGGACGACACAGAATTCAACGAGTCCTTCGCCACGTTTGTCGAGCAGGAAGGCACGCGGCAGTGGCGAGCGTTTCGCGGGTTGTCGGCGGATACCGATTCACGGTTGCAGCAGCGTGATCAGTTTATTGGGTTGGTACTCCAGACCCGCTCACGGCTGGAAAAGCTTTACGCGCAGCCATTGCCGATTGAGCAGATGCGCGAACGCAAAGCGGCGGAGTTCGAGCAGTTTCGCCGGGATTATCGGGTGATGAGGGACAGTCAGTGGGCTGGAGACAAGCGCTATGACGGCTGGGTGAATGCGCCGCTGAACAACGCGCGGTTGCTGCCGTTTGGACTGTATGACCAGTGGGTGCCGGCGTTTGCGGCGTTGTTCAAAAAGGTCGGGGGGGATTGGGGGAGGTTTTATGCTGAGGTTGAGCGGTTGGGTGGGTTGCCGGTGGCTGAGCGTAAGGCGGCACTGAAAGCACTGGAACAACCTGGGACCTAA
- a CDS encoding DUF1161 domain-containing protein: MKRIGLAILCSALATSVIAAPKDCEELKKEIEVKIQAKAVPSYTLEIVSKKEAAKHDIAMVVGTCDYGRKKIIYQKNDS, from the coding sequence ATGAAACGTATTGGCTTGGCGATCCTCTGCAGTGCACTGGCCACCTCGGTAATTGCGGCACCCAAAGACTGCGAGGAACTGAAGAAAGAAATCGAAGTGAAGATTCAGGCCAAAGCCGTGCCCTCCTACACGCTGGAAATCGTCAGCAAGAAAGAGGCTGCAAAACACGATATCGCCATGGTTGTCGGCACTTGCGACTATGGTCGCAAGAAAATCATCTACCAGAAGAACGACAGCTGA
- a CDS encoding OsmC family protein — protein MAIVKKASAHWAGDLKTGIGSISTETGVLREAPYGFKARFEGGKGTNPEELIGAAHAGCFSMAFSMILGDAGLKADSIDTQAEVTLDQVEGGFAITAVKLILKAKIPGATQAQFEELSNKAKEGCPVSKVLNAKITLEASLVS, from the coding sequence ATGGCTATCGTGAAGAAAGCATCCGCACATTGGGCAGGTGATCTGAAAACCGGTATCGGCTCGATTTCCACCGAAACCGGCGTTCTCAGAGAAGCTCCGTACGGCTTCAAGGCGCGCTTTGAGGGCGGCAAGGGCACCAACCCGGAAGAATTGATCGGCGCGGCGCATGCCGGCTGTTTCTCCATGGCGTTTTCGATGATTCTTGGCGATGCGGGCTTGAAGGCTGACAGCATTGATACTCAGGCTGAAGTCACGCTCGATCAGGTAGAGGGCGGGTTCGCGATCACCGCGGTGAAACTGATCCTCAAGGCGAAAATCCCCGGGGCGACGCAGGCGCAGTTCGAAGAGCTGAGCAACAAGGCCAAGGAAGGGTGCCCGGTGTCGAAAGTGCTGAATGCGAAGATTACGCTTGAGGCTTCGCTGGTCAGCTGA
- a CDS encoding LLM class flavin-dependent oxidoreductase: MKQLSDVKFSTLDLVPVRENGSPAQSLRNSLDLAQHVEKFGYTRFWVAEHHNMDGIASSATSVLLGYLAGGTSTIRVGSGGVMLPNHAPLVIAEQFGTLESLYPGRIDLGLGRAPGSDQMTARALRRERSGSADDFPEDVAELVRYLGPRTPDQRVIAMPGTGTNVPIWLLGSSLFSAQLAGERGLPYAFASHFAPRFMHEAIRVYRNHFKPSAVLDKPYVMLGVPLVAADTDEQADYLATSVYQRILALMRGQSLVQRPPVKTMDGLWLPHEREAVGDFLGLAMVGSPQKIRAKLEVLVEQTQADELIFTSDLYEHADRVHSYELLAQVMKG; encoded by the coding sequence ATGAAGCAACTGTCCGACGTAAAATTTTCCACCCTCGATCTGGTGCCGGTGCGCGAGAACGGCAGCCCGGCGCAGTCGCTGCGCAATTCGCTGGACCTGGCACAGCACGTCGAGAAATTCGGCTACACGCGGTTCTGGGTGGCCGAACACCACAACATGGACGGCATCGCCAGCTCGGCGACGTCTGTGCTGCTCGGTTATCTGGCCGGCGGTACTTCGACCATTCGTGTCGGCTCTGGCGGCGTAATGCTGCCCAACCATGCGCCGCTGGTGATCGCCGAGCAGTTCGGCACGCTGGAAAGCCTGTATCCGGGGCGGATTGACCTCGGCCTGGGCCGCGCACCGGGTTCTGACCAAATGACCGCGCGTGCTTTGCGCCGTGAGCGCTCCGGCAGCGCTGATGATTTCCCCGAAGACGTTGCCGAACTGGTGCGCTACCTCGGTCCGCGTACCCCGGACCAGCGCGTGATCGCGATGCCTGGCACCGGCACCAATGTGCCGATCTGGCTGCTCGGTTCCAGCCTGTTCAGCGCGCAATTAGCCGGTGAGCGCGGTTTGCCGTATGCCTTCGCCTCGCATTTCGCCCCGCGCTTCATGCACGAGGCGATTCGCGTCTATCGCAATCACTTCAAGCCTTCGGCGGTGCTCGACAAGCCGTATGTGATGCTCGGTGTGCCGCTGGTGGCGGCGGATACCGATGAACAAGCCGACTATCTGGCGACGTCGGTGTATCAGCGCATTCTTGCGCTGATGCGCGGGCAAAGCCTGGTGCAGCGTCCGCCAGTGAAAACCATGGATGGCCTGTGGCTGCCACATGAGCGTGAGGCAGTGGGGGATTTCCTGGGGCTGGCGATGGTGGGGAGTCCGCAGAAGATCCGCGCCAAGCTGGAAGTGCTGGTTGAGCAGACCCAGGCGGATGAGCTGATTTTCACCAGTGATCTGTATGAGCATGCTGATCGGGTGCATTCGTACGAGTTGCTGGCGCAGGTGATGAAGGGCTGA
- a CDS encoding DUF1161 domain-containing protein, whose product MKKFMLAVGLLSLAGGAFAAGKPCEELKSEIAAKLDAKGVSGYSLEIVDKGADAGAKVVGTCEAGSKEIVYKRG is encoded by the coding sequence ATGAAGAAGTTCATGTTGGCAGTAGGTTTGTTGAGCCTTGCGGGTGGTGCGTTTGCTGCCGGTAAGCCATGTGAAGAGCTGAAAAGCGAGATTGCGGCGAAGCTGGATGCCAAGGGCGTTTCCGGGTATTCGCTGGAGATTGTTGATAAGGGTGCAGATGCAGGCGCCAAGGTCGTTGGCACCTGCGAAGCTGGCTCCAAGGAAATCGTCTACAAGCGCGGTTGA
- a CDS encoding dodecin has product MSDHHTYKKVELVGSSASSIEDAINNALAEANKSIKHLEWFEVVDTRGHIKDGKAAHFQVTLKVGFRIASS; this is encoded by the coding sequence ATGAGTGACCATCACACGTACAAGAAAGTCGAGCTGGTCGGTTCGTCCGCCAGCAGCATTGAAGATGCCATCAACAACGCGCTGGCCGAAGCCAACAAGAGCATCAAGCATCTTGAGTGGTTTGAAGTGGTCGACACCCGTGGCCACATCAAGGACGGCAAGGCTGCGCACTTTCAGGTAACGCTGAAAGTCGGCTTCCGCATTGCCAGCAGCTGA
- a CDS encoding DUF883 family protein — protein MANTSLRKASLQSMEAEIESLLKSLESLKDDASDESRKTLKALKSNAESALKHSRHLLSDAYEEVKVKTRETGIATRDYAQEHPWTTAGVAVGAIGLLAAYLLFKRGE, from the coding sequence ATGGCCAACACCTCTTTACGTAAAGCCTCGTTGCAAAGCATGGAAGCCGAGATCGAGAGTCTGCTCAAATCGTTGGAAAGCTTGAAGGACGACGCTTCGGACGAGTCGCGCAAGACCCTCAAGGCGCTGAAAAGCAATGCCGAAAGTGCGCTGAAACATTCACGTCACTTGCTCAGCGATGCCTATGAAGAAGTCAAAGTGAAAACCCGCGAAACCGGGATCGCCACCCGCGACTACGCGCAGGAACATCCGTGGACGACTGCCGGTGTCGCGGTCGGTGCAATCGGTCTGCTCGCCGCTTACTTGCTGTTCAAGCGCGGCGAGTGA
- a CDS encoding LysR family transcriptional regulator: protein MSHDLPPLNALRAFEATARLNSVSQAAEQLHVTHGAVSRQLKVLEEHLGISLFVKDGRGLKLTGAGMRLRDASGEAFDRLRSVCAELTQSTADAPFVLGCSGSLLARWFIPRLGRLNADLPDLRLHLSAGEGDLDPRRPGLDALLLFAEPPWPADMQVYELAAERIGPVMSPLFSGYQRLQTAPASALLDEPLLHTTSRPQAWPSWTQQNHLDAKALKLGQGFEHLYYLLEAAVAGLGVAIAPEPLVTEDLKAGRLVAPWGFCETPAQLALWLPKRAADGRARQLAQWLKNELRQSDHSPRLNSK, encoded by the coding sequence ATGAGCCATGACCTTCCCCCGTTGAATGCCTTGCGCGCGTTCGAAGCCACCGCCCGGCTGAACAGTGTCAGTCAAGCTGCCGAGCAGCTGCACGTTACCCATGGCGCGGTCAGTCGTCAGCTCAAGGTGCTGGAAGAGCACTTGGGAATCAGTTTGTTCGTCAAGGACGGGCGCGGCTTGAAACTCACAGGTGCCGGCATGCGTTTACGCGATGCCAGCGGTGAGGCGTTTGACCGGTTGCGCAGTGTTTGTGCCGAATTGACGCAAAGCACGGCGGATGCACCGTTTGTGCTGGGTTGCTCCGGAAGCCTGCTGGCACGCTGGTTTATTCCACGCTTGGGGCGATTGAATGCCGATCTGCCGGATTTGCGTCTGCACCTGTCGGCGGGAGAAGGCGATCTTGATCCCCGTCGCCCCGGACTGGATGCCTTGCTGCTATTCGCCGAGCCACCGTGGCCAGCAGACATGCAGGTCTACGAACTCGCCGCAGAACGCATCGGCCCAGTGATGAGTCCGCTGTTCAGCGGCTATCAGCGCCTGCAAACAGCGCCAGCCTCAGCGCTGCTCGATGAACCGCTGCTGCACACTACTTCCCGCCCACAAGCCTGGCCAAGCTGGACACAGCAAAACCACCTCGATGCCAAAGCATTGAAATTGGGGCAAGGTTTCGAGCATTTGTATTACTTGCTGGAAGCAGCAGTCGCAGGTCTGGGCGTAGCAATCGCGCCGGAGCCGCTGGTAACAGAAGATTTGAAGGCCGGTCGCCTGGTTGCGCCATGGGGCTTCTGTGAAACCCCGGCGCAACTGGCGTTGTGGCTACCCAAGCGCGCCGCAGACGGACGCGCTCGGCAACTGGCGCAATGGCTCAAGAATGAGCTGCGCCAGAGCGATCACTCGCCGCGCTTGAACAGCAAGTAA
- the trpB gene encoding tryptophan synthase subunit beta has translation MTQTSNTSDLRNGPDDNGLFGSFGGRYVAETLMPLILDLAREYEAAKEDPAFKEELAYFQRDYVGRPSPLYFAERLTEFCGGAKIYLKREELNHTGAHKINNCIGQILLARRMGKKRIIAETGAGMHGVATATVAARFGLDCVIYMGTTDIERQQANVFRMKLLGAEVIPVVAGTGTLKDAMNEALRDWVTNVDNTFYLIGTVAGPHPYPAMVRDFQAVIGKETRDQLQAQEGRLPDSLVACIGGGSNAMGLFHPFLDDKSVEIIGVEAAGYGIETGKHAASLNGGVPGVLHGNRTFLLQDDDGQIIDAHSISAGLDYPGIGPEHAWLHDIGRVQYTSVTDDEALDAFHKCCRLEGIIPALESAHALAEVFKRAPKLPKDHLMVVNLSGRGDKDMQTVMHHMEQSQQEKH, from the coding sequence ATGACCCAGACTTCGAACACCTCTGATCTGCGCAACGGCCCGGACGATAACGGCTTGTTCGGCTCGTTTGGTGGCCGCTACGTGGCGGAAACCCTGATGCCGTTGATCCTCGATCTGGCCCGTGAATACGAAGCGGCCAAGGAAGATCCTGCATTCAAAGAAGAATTGGCCTACTTCCAGCGCGACTACGTCGGACGTCCGAGCCCGCTGTATTTCGCTGAACGCCTGACCGAGTTCTGCGGCGGCGCGAAGATCTACCTCAAACGCGAAGAGCTGAACCACACCGGCGCGCACAAGATCAACAACTGCATCGGCCAGATCCTGCTGGCGCGGCGCATGGGCAAGAAACGCATCATCGCCGAGACCGGCGCCGGCATGCACGGCGTGGCCACTGCCACCGTCGCCGCGCGTTTCGGCCTGGATTGCGTGATCTACATGGGCACCACTGACATCGAACGTCAGCAGGCCAACGTATTCCGCATGAAGCTGCTGGGCGCTGAAGTGATTCCGGTCGTGGCAGGCACTGGCACTCTGAAAGATGCGATGAACGAAGCCCTGCGTGACTGGGTGACCAACGTCGACAACACCTTCTACCTGATCGGCACTGTGGCCGGCCCGCACCCTTATCCAGCAATGGTTCGCGACTTCCAGGCCGTGATCGGCAAGGAAACCCGCGATCAGTTGCAGGCGCAGGAAGGCCGTCTGCCGGACAGCCTGGTGGCGTGCATCGGTGGCGGTTCCAATGCCATGGGGCTGTTCCACCCGTTCCTCGACGACAAGAGCGTTGAAATCATCGGCGTTGAAGCCGCCGGTTACGGCATTGAAACCGGCAAGCATGCGGCGAGCCTGAATGGTGGCGTTCCGGGTGTGTTGCACGGCAACCGCACCTTCCTGCTGCAGGACGACGATGGCCAGATCATCGACGCCCACTCGATTTCCGCCGGCCTCGACTATCCGGGCATCGGCCCGGAACACGCGTGGTTGCATGACATCGGCCGTGTTCAGTACACCTCGGTGACCGACGACGAAGCCCTCGACGCGTTCCACAAATGCTGCCGTCTGGAAGGGATCATTCCTGCCCTGGAAAGCGCTCACGCTCTGGCTGAGGTTTTCAAACGCGCACCGAAGCTGCCGAAGGACCATCTGATGGTGGTTAACCTGTCGGGCCGTGGCGACAAAGATATGCAGACCGTCATGCACCATATGGAACAGTCCCAGCAGGAGAAACACTGA
- the trpA gene encoding tryptophan synthase subunit alpha, translated as MSRLQSRFADLKEQNRAALVTFVTAGDPDYDTSLAILKGLPGAGADVIELGMPFTDPMADGPAIQLANIRALGAKQNLLKTLQMVREFREGNSDTPLVLMGYFNPIHMYGVSRFIADAKEAGVDGLIVVDMPPEHNAELCDPAQAAGLDFIRLTTPTTDDARLPKVLNGSSGFVYYVSVAGVTGAGAATLEHVEEAVTRLRRHTDLPISIGFGIRTPEQAAAIARLADGVVVGSALIDHIANATTPAQAIDGVLSLCSALSEGVRKARVS; from the coding sequence ATGAGCCGCCTGCAAAGCCGTTTTGCCGACCTCAAAGAACAGAACCGCGCCGCGCTGGTGACCTTCGTCACCGCCGGTGATCCGGACTACGACACCTCGCTGGCGATACTCAAAGGCTTGCCGGGTGCTGGCGCCGACGTAATCGAGCTGGGCATGCCGTTTACCGACCCGATGGCCGATGGTCCGGCGATTCAACTGGCGAATATTCGCGCGCTGGGTGCCAAGCAGAATCTGCTGAAAACCCTGCAAATGGTTCGTGAGTTCCGTGAAGGCAACAGCGACACGCCGCTGGTGTTGATGGGCTATTTCAACCCGATTCACATGTACGGTGTGTCGCGCTTCATTGCTGATGCGAAAGAGGCCGGCGTCGATGGCCTGATCGTGGTCGACATGCCGCCTGAGCACAACGCCGAGCTGTGCGACCCGGCACAGGCTGCCGGTCTGGACTTCATCCGTCTGACCACGCCGACCACTGACGACGCGCGTCTGCCGAAGGTGCTCAATGGCAGCTCCGGCTTCGTTTACTACGTGTCGGTGGCCGGTGTGACCGGTGCTGGTGCAGCAACGCTGGAGCACGTCGAAGAGGCGGTGACCCGTCTGCGTCGTCATACCGACCTGCCGATCAGTATCGGTTTTGGTATTCGCACGCCGGAGCAGGCAGCGGCCATCGCGCGTCTGGCCGACGGTGTTGTGGTGGGTTCGGCGTTGATCGATCACATTGCCAACGCAACGACGCCAGCCCAGGCCATCGACGGTGTACTGAGCCTGTGCTCGGCACTTTCCGAAGGCGTACGTAAGGCCCGCGTCAGCTGA
- a CDS encoding anti-virulence regulator CigR family protein has protein sequence MKMPKRLMAGLGVLLISATPLLASADQRDDHDHGGPQQGQYDNHGNDHRDDHRGPQNDHRGGPPPRDFGPVRQTIRDNHGYFVRGAPPPPGIHLERGRPLPHGYYGERLDNRALGRLPVYPGYEWRRAGGDIVLIAVGTGIVYEILDGVLN, from the coding sequence ATGAAAATGCCGAAACGTCTGATGGCCGGACTGGGCGTGCTGTTGATCAGTGCGACACCGCTGCTGGCCAGCGCCGATCAGCGCGATGATCACGACCACGGCGGCCCGCAGCAGGGCCAGTACGACAACCATGGTAATGACCATCGCGACGATCACCGTGGCCCGCAGAACGATCACCGTGGCGGCCCGCCACCGCGCGACTTCGGCCCGGTACGCCAGACCATTCGCGATAACCATGGCTACTTCGTGCGCGGCGCACCGCCGCCTCCGGGGATTCATCTGGAGCGTGGCCGGCCGTTGCCGCACGGCTATTACGGCGAGCGTCTGGATAATCGTGCGCTAGGTCGTTTGCCGGTGTATCCGGGCTACGAATGGCGGCGGGCGGGAGGCGATATCGTGCTGATCGCGGTGGGCACCGGGATCGTTTACGAGATTCTGGATGGCGTCTTGAATTGA